In one window of Ignatzschineria indica DNA:
- a CDS encoding uracil-xanthine permease family protein translates to MQAIHNAVAGLQILFVAFGAMVLVPLLTGLNPSMALLGAGIGTILFQIVTGWKVPIFLGSSFAFIAPIIFSMTTWGPGATFFGLFAAGFMYFVFAFAIRIKGIDSVHKLIPPVVIGPVIIVIGLSVAAVATQMAMGKSNGEQVIDYKLSIIVSTITFAVTVLVTIFGKRFLRLVPILIGIAVGYSIAAALGLVEFEKVIEAPWFKVPQFVSPEVNWMAALFMLPVAIAPAIEHIGGIMAIGKVTGKDYASNPGLDKTLAGDGLGVCVAGLIGGPPVTTYGEVTGAVMLTKNDNPLIMTYAAIFAIFMAFFGKFNAFLNSIPLPVMGGIMILLFGTIASLGLKALIDAKVDITIPRNLVIISTTLITGVGGYTIEIGSFPFAGVGLASVLAIVLNAILPHPKDEKSEEIEVDL, encoded by the coding sequence ATGCAGGCTATTCATAACGCCGTTGCAGGTCTACAGATTCTCTTTGTAGCCTTCGGTGCAATGGTGCTCGTCCCCCTTTTAACAGGACTTAACCCTTCTATGGCGCTTCTCGGTGCCGGCATTGGCACCATTCTCTTTCAGATCGTTACCGGTTGGAAGGTACCGATTTTTCTCGGCTCCTCTTTTGCTTTTATTGCCCCGATCATCTTCTCGATGACCACTTGGGGACCGGGAGCAACCTTCTTTGGCCTCTTCGCCGCAGGCTTTATGTATTTTGTCTTCGCTTTTGCCATTCGCATAAAAGGGATCGATAGCGTCCATAAATTGATTCCTCCGGTTGTGATCGGTCCTGTCATTATCGTGATTGGGCTCTCCGTGGCTGCCGTTGCGACACAGATGGCAATGGGGAAATCTAATGGTGAGCAAGTGATCGACTACAAACTCTCCATCATTGTTTCAACCATTACCTTCGCTGTGACAGTGTTGGTAACAATCTTTGGCAAACGCTTCTTAAGACTAGTCCCCATTTTGATCGGTATTGCTGTTGGTTATTCGATTGCTGCTGCGCTAGGATTAGTTGAATTTGAAAAGGTTATTGAAGCACCTTGGTTTAAAGTTCCTCAATTTGTTTCACCTGAGGTTAACTGGATGGCTGCGCTCTTTATGCTTCCTGTCGCTATTGCACCGGCGATTGAACATATCGGCGGTATTATGGCGATCGGTAAAGTAACAGGTAAGGATTATGCCTCTAACCCGGGGTTAGATAAGACGCTCGCAGGAGATGGTTTAGGTGTCTGTGTTGCCGGCTTAATTGGTGGCCCACCTGTGACTACTTATGGTGAGGTAACGGGCGCGGTAATGTTAACTAAAAATGATAACCCATTGATTATGACCTATGCCGCGATCTTCGCAATCTTCATGGCCTTCTTTGGTAAATTTAATGCCTTTTTAAACTCTATTCCACTCCCTGTTATGGGTGGCATTATGATTCTTCTCTTTGGAACAATCGCAAGTCTTGGTCTTAAAGCGCTTATCGATGCAAAAGTTGATATCACTATCCCTCGTAACTTAGTCATTATCAGTACTACATTAATTACGGGTGTGGGCGGATACACCATTGAGATCGGCAGTTTCCCCTTTGCCGGCGTCGGTTTAGCCTCTGTTTTAGCCATTGTTCTTAATGCTATTCTCCCTCACCCTAAAGATGAGAAGAGCGAAGAGATTGAGGTTGATCTTTAA
- the mutY gene encoding A/G-specific adenine glycosylase, with protein MTDIKPLIQDNTLLDPITEEKVSRFQTYLLEWFEREGRHDLPWKPQPHLSEKINLYRIWISEIMLQQTQVITVLPYFERFMAAFPTPEALAEASEDQVLKLWQGLGYYTRARNLHAASQQLVSQFQGVIPPDFDAIRSLKGIGDTTANAILAQGFNLPYAILDGNVRRVLSRIVGMTAPRKELDKRLIPISNLFLCRQNPADYTQAIMDFGATLCKLKPNCERCFMREACSAFQHKKVLEIPAKALKKSMPVESVAMLIFEEQDYLLLEKRPEKGIWGGLYSLPELIIKGRNSRSKNSPILANITLESIKNRESFTQFRHQFTHYTLEASIFRVSLSSLIELCPELEKALPQNLSLIPRDELLLLPKPKPIADLLTQYLKERNSGS; from the coding sequence ATGACAGATATTAAACCTCTTATTCAAGATAACACCTTACTCGATCCCATCACCGAAGAGAAAGTGTCTCGCTTTCAAACCTATCTCCTTGAGTGGTTTGAACGAGAAGGTCGCCATGATCTCCCCTGGAAGCCTCAGCCCCATCTGAGTGAAAAGATCAATCTCTACCGCATCTGGATCTCTGAGATTATGTTGCAGCAGACACAAGTGATCACTGTTTTACCCTATTTTGAAAGATTTATGGCCGCCTTTCCGACGCCAGAAGCATTAGCTGAAGCCTCTGAAGATCAAGTTCTCAAATTGTGGCAAGGATTGGGCTACTATACTCGCGCCCGCAATCTCCATGCCGCAAGCCAACAACTTGTCTCTCAATTTCAAGGTGTTATTCCTCCTGATTTTGATGCTATTCGCTCTCTCAAAGGAATTGGCGATACAACCGCAAATGCCATTTTAGCGCAAGGATTTAATCTCCCCTATGCCATTTTAGATGGAAATGTCAGGCGCGTTCTCTCTCGCATTGTCGGCATGACTGCACCACGCAAAGAGCTCGATAAACGTCTTATACCGATCAGCAATCTCTTTCTCTGCCGACAAAACCCAGCTGATTACACTCAAGCGATTATGGATTTTGGCGCAACGCTCTGTAAGCTTAAGCCGAACTGTGAGCGCTGTTTTATGCGAGAGGCGTGTAGTGCCTTTCAACATAAGAAAGTATTGGAGATTCCGGCAAAAGCACTCAAAAAGAGTATGCCGGTAGAGTCGGTAGCCATGCTGATTTTTGAGGAGCAAGATTATCTCTTATTAGAAAAGAGACCGGAAAAAGGGATCTGGGGTGGCCTCTACTCACTGCCAGAGCTCATCATTAAAGGACGTAATTCTCGCAGTAAAAATAGCCCTATCTTAGCCAATATCACTCTTGAATCGATCAAAAACCGAGAGAGCTTCACCCAATTTCGACATCAATTTACCCACTACACATTGGAAGCTTCAATCTTTAGAGTGTCTCTCTCCTCTCTCATCGAACTATGCCCCGAGCTAGAGAAAGCATTACCCCAAAATCTCTCCCTTATTCCCCGTGATGAACTACTTCTTCTCCCTAAACCAAAACCGATAGCAGATCTGCTGACTCAATATTTAAAAGAGCGCAATAGCGGATCATGA
- a CDS encoding tetratricopeptide repeat protein, protein MNRFLLQRVITMFSLFRCYLLIVSLILITMILTSLARAIQAKELQSPAVLSAVINSYKKISSYPKNGYPLLIGAAKSVLYQKLMAAPQEELIEAQIEIIPTAPPAELHDEITSIIDQYETEQKGAIRHDSAIEDYLLFTLFPHRKSEIVEDPIARPYEEHLHQNDLSMIRIADRIDHSLSLLEEEDLVKEEISEERGEDNTEDLLEDPLEEEAEGIEFTEEITGELTTEFLEEYYDNIHTYSADLDEETESEPLIYPYLPDPLEILEEEALIADFNNLPLEKQIEQLIITGDYFLLTSDNDKARQYYLQAIKLGAKKKDSPFYAKALVKLADIEENPFLARFQYTHALDLYKTFSGFDMEIADILVKLVWTFDMATERLLIYDLLSQAKSILENHTYTPQYTEVLRNLAVYYETVNDFEKADANYKAALALDLQHLTTNDIRTILALENYASFYLKFEELEKAEEILLFKLESHEAVSPPDYYNLGRTQSMLGWVNLQLGNHEEALHYYSSALGNINYSITKNRFMPHYYSLPAILDLIYLFVSTEEYEKAIPYYNFAISLLENENEAYTLDYLRTVDREEISPSDIVHYPWAFEAEVEGLLKIMEYAPYEGAQLH, encoded by the coding sequence ATGAATAGATTTCTATTACAACGAGTGATCACTATGTTCTCTCTTTTTCGTTGCTATCTTCTCATAGTAAGCTTGATTCTTATCACAATGATTCTCACCTCGCTTGCAAGAGCAATTCAAGCGAAAGAGCTCCAATCTCCCGCAGTACTCTCTGCGGTGATCAATTCTTATAAAAAGATCTCCTCCTATCCTAAAAATGGCTACCCGCTTCTAATTGGTGCAGCAAAGTCGGTGCTCTACCAAAAATTGATGGCAGCACCACAAGAGGAATTGATAGAGGCGCAGATCGAAATAATCCCGACGGCCCCGCCGGCAGAGCTTCACGATGAGATCACCTCTATTATCGATCAATATGAGACTGAACAGAAAGGCGCTATTCGTCATGATAGTGCTATTGAGGATTATCTCCTCTTCACCCTTTTTCCCCATCGGAAAAGTGAAATTGTAGAGGATCCTATCGCTCGTCCTTATGAAGAACATCTCCATCAAAATGATCTCTCCATGATTCGCATTGCCGATCGTATCGACCACTCTTTGAGTCTTCTTGAAGAGGAAGATCTTGTCAAAGAGGAGATCAGTGAAGAGAGAGGAGAAGATAATACAGAAGATCTTCTCGAAGATCCGCTTGAAGAAGAGGCGGAAGGTATTGAATTCACCGAGGAGATCACAGGTGAACTGACAACTGAGTTTTTAGAAGAGTATTACGACAATATTCATACTTATAGTGCCGATCTTGATGAGGAGACAGAATCAGAACCTCTGATCTACCCTTATCTTCCAGATCCGTTAGAGATTTTAGAAGAGGAAGCGCTTATCGCTGACTTTAATAACTTGCCTCTTGAAAAGCAGATTGAACAACTGATTATTACTGGCGATTACTTTCTCTTAACAAGTGATAATGACAAAGCGCGTCAATACTATCTGCAAGCGATCAAGTTAGGGGCTAAAAAGAAAGACTCCCCCTTCTATGCTAAAGCATTGGTGAAATTAGCCGATATTGAGGAGAATCCTTTCCTTGCCCGTTTTCAATATACTCATGCGCTTGATCTCTATAAGACATTTTCAGGCTTTGATATGGAGATCGCCGATATCTTAGTAAAGCTTGTCTGGACCTTCGATATGGCAACAGAAAGACTACTGATCTATGATCTCCTCTCTCAAGCAAAAAGTATCTTGGAAAATCATACCTATACACCACAATATACCGAAGTGCTACGCAATCTAGCAGTCTATTATGAGACTGTAAATGATTTTGAAAAAGCAGATGCAAATTATAAGGCGGCGCTTGCGCTCGACCTACAGCATCTTACCACCAATGATATTCGTACCATTCTTGCGCTTGAAAATTATGCTAGTTTCTATCTTAAATTTGAAGAACTCGAAAAAGCGGAAGAGATTCTTCTCTTTAAACTTGAGTCTCATGAAGCTGTGTCACCGCCAGATTATTACAATCTTGGCAGAACACAGTCGATGTTAGGATGGGTCAACCTTCAACTTGGAAATCATGAAGAGGCACTCCACTACTACAGTAGCGCGCTTGGCAATATCAACTACAGTATTACTAAAAATCGCTTTATGCCACACTACTACTCTTTGCCGGCGATTTTAGATCTGATCTATCTCTTTGTCTCTACAGAAGAGTATGAAAAAGCGATTCCCTACTATAACTTTGCTATCTCTCTCTTAGAGAATGAAAATGAAGCTTACACCCTTGATTACCTCCGCACTGTTGATCGCGAAGAGATCTCACCCTCCGATATTGTCCACTATCCTTGGGCCTTTGAAGCAGAGGTAGAGGGATTGTTGAAGATAATGGAGTATGCCCCTTATGAAGGCGCGCAGCTTCACTAG
- a CDS encoding symmetrical bis(5'-nucleosyl)-tetraphosphatase encodes MATYVMGDIHGCFDEFQALLTKINFKHQEDRLYLVGDLINRGPKSLAVMEYLLAHQDSIFPVLGNHDLSYLVYAEGYTRLKRGDTYQELLESSLADEIREYLRHQPLVRYLPQFKIAIAHAGIPPFWSIEEAVRLSKEAQAYLQNSDHEIYQQFIQSMFGNTPNAWSPTLQGFDRIRAIINYLTRMRYLNLDLSLDFANKLDQYDEKVMLPWFKFERPKQEDNLIIFGHWASLGRHFENRAYGIDSGCVWEGELSLMRVDQRPFEVTSFSF; translated from the coding sequence ATGGCAACCTATGTGATGGGCGATATTCATGGCTGCTTTGATGAATTTCAAGCCCTCTTAACAAAGATCAATTTCAAGCATCAAGAGGATCGGCTCTATCTTGTGGGAGATCTTATCAATAGAGGCCCTAAATCACTTGCTGTTATGGAGTATCTCTTAGCGCATCAAGATTCAATTTTTCCTGTATTGGGAAATCATGATCTCTCTTATCTCGTCTATGCAGAAGGCTATACACGCCTCAAAAGAGGTGATACCTATCAAGAGCTGCTCGAAAGTTCGCTGGCCGATGAGATTCGTGAATATCTACGCCATCAACCCCTTGTGCGCTACCTTCCTCAATTTAAGATCGCGATTGCCCATGCCGGAATTCCTCCATTTTGGAGTATTGAAGAGGCAGTAAGATTGAGCAAAGAAGCGCAAGCTTATCTACAAAATAGCGATCACGAGATATATCAGCAATTTATTCAATCGATGTTTGGCAATACACCAAATGCATGGTCTCCAACACTCCAGGGATTTGATAGAATTCGTGCCATAATCAATTACCTGACAAGAATGCGTTATCTCAACTTAGATTTAAGTCTCGATTTTGCTAACAAACTTGATCAATATGATGAAAAAGTGATGCTCCCTTGGTTCAAATTTGAACGTCCTAAACAGGAAGATAACCTCATTATTTTTGGTCATTGGGCAAGTCTAGGTCGCCATTTCGAAAATAGGGCCTATGGGATCGATTCTGGTTGCGTTTGGGAGGGAGAACTCTCTTTAATGAGAGTTGATCAAAGACCTTTTGAGGTGACCTCCTTCTCTTTCTAA
- the yihA gene encoding ribosome biogenesis GTP-binding protein YihA/YsxC, with translation MTQNIRSLLRKTTFKTSANGLNQLPDSRAEIAFAGRSNAGKSSALNLITGQKTLARTSKTPGRTQLINYFEVLDDLYLVDLPGYGYAKVPLPMREHWQKILQGYFEERKQLDALIMLMDSRHPLTELDKQMLHWCEYQELPTHILLTKADKLSKNEASKALHHVRKVVENEFTMPITVQLFSSTKPEIGLNEALQYLGAWINHHEAE, from the coding sequence ATGACGCAAAATATTCGCTCCTTATTAAGAAAAACCACTTTTAAAACGAGCGCAAATGGTTTAAATCAACTTCCTGATAGCCGTGCTGAGATCGCTTTCGCTGGTCGCTCAAATGCCGGGAAATCGAGCGCTCTCAATCTGATTACCGGGCAGAAAACATTAGCAAGAACCAGTAAAACCCCTGGGCGAACACAACTGATCAACTATTTTGAAGTCTTAGATGATCTCTATCTCGTAGACCTTCCTGGCTATGGTTATGCCAAAGTACCATTACCGATGCGTGAACATTGGCAAAAGATATTACAAGGCTACTTTGAAGAACGAAAACAGCTCGATGCGCTGATTATGTTGATGGATTCCCGCCATCCACTAACAGAGCTTGATAAACAGATGCTCCATTGGTGTGAATATCAGGAGTTACCGACCCATATCCTCTTAACTAAAGCAGATAAATTGAGTAAAAATGAGGCGAGTAAAGCGCTTCATCACGTTCGTAAAGTTGTTGAAAATGAATTTACCATGCCTATTACAGTACAACTCTTCTCCTCAACAAAACCTGAGATAGGACTCAACGAAGCTTTACAATATCTTGGAGCATGGATCAATCATCATGAAGCAGAGTGA
- a CDS encoding glucokinase yields MKQSDVSTLITDMGATFTRIAYIDSEGAISHIRKYLSSDFPSPTELIKQYLRDVTPPAPQQLLMAIAAPIQGDQISLSNNHWHFSLKEMADQLSLKVKPFNDFAALAASLDHLTEREVVKIDSAQECASPFSNHPKAVIGSGTGFGSALLISTATGSFTIAAEGGQALYPPQDQEEIAILKLVEQTLHRPVTIEDLLGCQRGIPRLIMAMAKIYGQTPVDFSSAKGLLAAALEEKMPFAIAVLSRYCAMLGNVAANTLLTSGALGGVYIAGGFAPRFESFLLDSPFREAFCNRSHIDEILTQVPTYLIKHPYATLIGLKQILSNHYQS; encoded by the coding sequence ATGAAGCAGAGTGATGTTTCAACACTGATTACTGACATGGGCGCAACGTTTACACGTATCGCCTATATCGACTCAGAGGGAGCAATCAGCCATATTCGTAAATATCTCTCTTCTGATTTTCCCTCCCCTACTGAACTAATTAAACAATACTTAAGGGATGTAACACCGCCGGCACCCCAGCAACTACTGATGGCGATCGCAGCACCGATTCAAGGGGATCAAATCTCTCTGAGTAATAATCATTGGCACTTTAGTCTCAAAGAGATGGCAGATCAACTCTCTCTAAAAGTGAAGCCTTTCAATGATTTTGCTGCTCTTGCAGCATCACTTGATCATCTTACAGAGAGAGAAGTCGTCAAAATCGATAGCGCACAAGAGTGTGCCTCACCTTTTAGCAATCACCCTAAAGCAGTAATTGGTTCTGGTACTGGCTTTGGTTCTGCGCTTCTGATCTCTACCGCTACAGGAAGCTTTACCATTGCGGCAGAAGGAGGGCAAGCGCTCTACCCGCCACAAGATCAAGAAGAGATCGCGATCCTTAAATTGGTAGAGCAGACACTTCATCGCCCTGTTACCATTGAAGATCTTCTAGGATGTCAAAGAGGTATCCCTCGCCTTATTATGGCGATGGCAAAAATTTATGGACAAACGCCGGTCGACTTCTCATCTGCTAAAGGCTTACTAGCAGCCGCTTTAGAGGAAAAGATGCCCTTTGCAATTGCGGTCCTCTCCCGTTATTGCGCTATGTTAGGAAATGTTGCAGCCAATACACTTCTGACAAGTGGTGCATTAGGAGGGGTCTATATTGCCGGCGGCTTTGCGCCTCGCTTTGAGTCCTTCCTTCTCGATTCCCCTTTTAGAGAGGCGTTTTGTAACAGAAGTCATATTGATGAGATCTTGACACAAGTCCCTACCTATCTCATCAAACACCCTTATGCTACTTTGATCGGATTAAAACAGATCCTATCTAACCATTATCAATCGTGA
- a CDS encoding MurR/RpiR family transcriptional regulator — protein MLSHIQNNYHHLRKSEAKVADWVLAHPNEAVDLSISALAEKAGVSEPTIMRFCHALNYEGFHTFKQLLAKSLRSGVPFVHGSISPHDSTASIIIKLIDQSSAALLNMKNFLKEEDLDQAIGLLEQANQVMCIGHGVSGVVANDIQQKLLRVGIPVSAYTDHHVHSLAASLLTPKDVLIAVSHTGKSQDVIDSADLALSNGAKVIAFAPKNSPLSYHATVVLESGTKEDTSEYMPMISRLADLAIVDILLVTLALKKGPEFRIAMENSLKIIDSKRTKE, from the coding sequence ATGTTATCTCATATCCAAAATAACTATCATCATCTTCGGAAATCTGAAGCAAAAGTTGCTGATTGGGTCTTAGCTCATCCTAATGAAGCGGTTGACCTCTCAATCAGTGCATTAGCAGAGAAAGCAGGGGTATCTGAACCCACCATTATGCGTTTCTGTCATGCTTTAAACTATGAAGGCTTTCATACCTTTAAACAGCTTCTTGCTAAGAGCTTACGCTCCGGTGTTCCCTTTGTGCATGGAAGTATCTCCCCCCATGATTCTACCGCAAGCATTATTATCAAATTGATCGATCAATCAAGTGCCGCACTTCTCAATATGAAAAACTTTCTCAAAGAGGAGGATCTCGATCAAGCGATCGGACTACTTGAGCAGGCTAATCAGGTCATGTGTATTGGTCACGGTGTCTCTGGCGTTGTGGCTAATGATATTCAACAGAAGCTATTACGAGTCGGAATCCCCGTCTCTGCCTATACAGATCACCATGTTCATAGCTTAGCGGCAAGCCTTTTAACACCTAAAGATGTCTTGATCGCCGTCTCCCATACCGGAAAGAGTCAAGATGTTATCGACTCTGCTGATCTTGCTCTCTCAAATGGTGCGAAAGTGATCGCCTTTGCTCCTAAAAATTCCCCCTTAAGCTACCATGCTACCGTTGTTTTAGAGTCTGGAACAAAAGAGGATACTTCAGAATATATGCCGATGATCTCTCGTCTTGCTGATCTTGCTATTGTCGATATCCTTCTAGTGACTTTAGCCCTTAAAAAGGGGCCTGAGTTTAGAATCGCTATGGAGAACTCACTCAAAATTATCGACTCAAAGCGGACAAAAGAGTAG
- the truA gene encoding tRNA pseudouridine(38-40) synthase TruA: protein MKSHCHSSVRVESAQEEQPASYRYALLIEYDGTEFKGWQKQLNPPVRSVEAVLEKAVSFVANEEIKLVCAGRTDAGVHGINQIAHFDSNAIREKRAWMLGINSNLPPDCAVRDITEVSSQFHARFSAVSRTYRYFIYNHPYRSPLLRTQSLWCYHPLDIIKMERAAQALIGEHDFSAFRSSECQATTPFRNLHHITFTQKGPLLEIELKANAFLHNMVRNIVGTLLEVGLGKEEVIYPQRVLESLDRTQGGITVPPQGLHLYHVEYPEAINPQLMLTIRE from the coding sequence ATGAAATCACATTGTCACAGTAGCGTTAGAGTAGAGAGCGCGCAAGAAGAGCAACCTGCCTCATATCGCTATGCACTTCTCATTGAGTATGATGGAACTGAATTTAAAGGCTGGCAAAAGCAGCTCAATCCTCCTGTCCGCTCAGTAGAAGCGGTATTGGAAAAAGCAGTCAGTTTTGTGGCAAATGAAGAGATTAAACTAGTCTGTGCCGGACGAACAGATGCAGGCGTGCATGGGATCAATCAGATTGCTCATTTTGATAGCAACGCTATTCGTGAAAAACGTGCGTGGATGTTGGGTATCAACTCTAATCTTCCCCCCGATTGTGCGGTAAGAGATATCACGGAAGTCTCTTCCCAATTTCATGCTCGATTTAGCGCCGTTAGCCGTACCTATCGCTACTTTATCTACAATCATCCCTATCGAAGCCCTCTGCTAAGAACTCAAAGTCTCTGGTGTTACCATCCGCTCGATATCATCAAGATGGAACGCGCAGCACAAGCTCTTATTGGGGAGCATGACTTCTCTGCCTTTCGCTCATCAGAGTGTCAAGCAACAACACCCTTTCGTAATCTACATCATATTACCTTTACACAGAAAGGCCCTCTGCTTGAGATCGAACTTAAAGCGAATGCATTTCTCCACAATATGGTGAGAAATATTGTAGGCACCCTGCTCGAAGTGGGCTTAGGTAAAGAGGAGGTAATCTATCCTCAAAGGGTATTAGAGAGTCTCGACAGAACTCAAGGCGGCATCACCGTCCCCCCTCAAGGATTACATCTCTATCATGTGGAATATCCTGAAGCGATCAATCCTCAATTAATGCTCACCATAAGAGAGTAG
- the trpS gene encoding tryptophan--tRNA ligase, which yields MKQKTVLTGISTTGTPHLGNYAGAIRPAIELSKTHDSAYFFLADLHSLIKCQDPELVNQSRLEIAATWMALGLDTDKAIFYRQSDIEEIPQITWLLNCVTAKGTMNRAHAYKAAVDDNIAQENDPDRGVTMGLFSYPVLMAADILTFNADLVPVGSDQRQHVEIAREIAQRFNHIYQSEFFVMPQEVIDDETAILPGLDGRKMSKSYNNTIPLFLPEKKLQKSINRIVTNSLEPGEPKDPDSAHLYDIYKAFGSAEETAAFRAALIDGMGWGDAKKALFNLINDQIKEARERYYELMANPRIIEETLQKGAEKARIPAREMLLKLKDAVGLRNFI from the coding sequence ATGAAACAGAAGACAGTTTTAACAGGAATTAGTACAACAGGAACCCCCCATTTGGGAAATTATGCCGGCGCAATTCGCCCTGCAATTGAGTTGAGTAAAACTCATGACAGTGCTTACTTCTTCCTAGCTGACCTTCACTCTTTAATCAAATGCCAAGATCCCGAATTGGTCAATCAATCTCGCCTTGAGATTGCCGCTACCTGGATGGCCCTTGGACTAGATACCGATAAAGCGATTTTTTATCGCCAATCAGATATTGAAGAGATTCCGCAAATTACCTGGCTTCTTAACTGTGTTACGGCAAAAGGGACAATGAATCGTGCTCATGCCTATAAAGCAGCGGTTGATGATAACATCGCACAGGAGAATGATCCTGATCGTGGAGTTACCATGGGGCTCTTCTCCTACCCTGTTCTAATGGCTGCCGATATCTTAACATTTAATGCAGACCTCGTTCCTGTCGGTAGCGATCAGCGTCAACATGTTGAGATTGCTCGTGAAATTGCACAGCGCTTCAACCATATCTACCAATCTGAGTTCTTTGTTATGCCACAAGAAGTGATCGATGATGAAACTGCGATTTTACCCGGTCTTGATGGTCGCAAGATGAGTAAATCCTACAACAATACAATCCCTCTCTTCTTACCTGAGAAGAAGCTACAAAAATCGATCAATCGTATTGTGACAAACTCTCTAGAACCTGGTGAGCCCAAAGATCCTGATAGTGCGCATCTATACGATATCTACAAAGCCTTTGGTAGCGCTGAAGAGACTGCGGCTTTCCGTGCAGCTCTCATTGATGGGATGGGTTGGGGAGATGCGAAAAAAGCGCTCTTTAATCTCATCAATGATCAGATCAAAGAAGCAAGAGAACGTTACTATGAGCTGATGGCAAATCCTCGTATTATTGAAGAGACTCTACAAAAAGGGGCCGAAAAAGCACGTATCCCGGCAAGAGAGATGTTACTAAAATTAAAAGATGCTGTTGGTCTGAGAAATTTTATCTAA
- a CDS encoding segregation and condensation protein A, with protein sequence MSEHDNIAIFKGEQLNPPVDLFIPPDAFEIWLDQFEGPLDLLLHIIRKNNFDILDIPISDITTQYMSYIDYLEEERFELASEYLVMAAWLAEIKSRILLPTPEVDESEEEIDPRQELIRRLQIYAQYKEVAIQLSEREIFYRDIFPISPDTPNIVVETPEPTIELSQLLKALEKIIARANLHQKHQIKSEKISINDRIDQIITRLTPEKPIAFTELIDPAEGRYGITISFLSLLELARKQQILLTQEEAYSDILIALATE encoded by the coding sequence ATGAGTGAACATGACAATATTGCGATCTTTAAAGGAGAACAACTCAATCCTCCGGTAGATCTCTTTATCCCCCCAGATGCTTTTGAAATTTGGCTCGATCAATTTGAGGGTCCGCTCGATCTACTGCTCCATATTATCCGAAAAAACAACTTCGATATCCTCGATATACCTATTAGCGATATTACAACGCAATATATGTCCTATATCGATTATCTAGAAGAGGAACGCTTTGAACTTGCATCTGAATATCTTGTTATGGCTGCCTGGTTGGCGGAGATTAAATCTCGCATTCTACTTCCAACACCTGAAGTAGATGAGAGCGAAGAAGAGATCGATCCACGTCAAGAACTTATTCGTCGTCTACAGATCTATGCGCAATATAAAGAGGTCGCAATCCAACTTTCAGAGCGAGAGATCTTCTACCGAGATATTTTTCCTATCTCCCCAGATACCCCTAATATTGTTGTGGAAACACCAGAACCCACAATTGAACTCTCGCAACTTCTTAAAGCATTAGAAAAAATTATTGCAAGGGCTAATCTTCACCAAAAGCATCAGATTAAATCGGAAAAGATCTCTATTAATGATCGTATTGATCAGATTATTACCCGTCTAACGCCGGAAAAACCGATTGCATTTACGGAACTCATCGATCCTGCTGAAGGTCGCTATGGCATTACAATCTCTTTTCTCTCACTCCTTGAGTTAGCGCGAAAACAGCAGATTCTTCTCACTCAAGAAGAGGCTTATAGCGATATCTTAATCGCCCTCGCTACGGAGTAG
- a CDS encoding ComEA family DNA-binding protein has product MINKVTSIYKRVVFSISLLISALLLSLAHSAPININSADVDTIMENLTNVGPVKATAIVEYREQNGPFKRVEDLLAVKGIGEKTLEANRDNIIIDEMMTDVTPVTENTMSGDTVSEGTVTSDNRESNNPQQNSTTEK; this is encoded by the coding sequence ATGATAAATAAGGTAACCTCAATTTATAAACGAGTAGTGTTCTCTATTTCATTACTCATATCAGCACTTCTCCTATCGCTTGCCCATTCAGCGCCTATCAATATCAATAGCGCTGATGTCGATACCATTATGGAGAACTTAACGAATGTAGGGCCCGTTAAGGCAACCGCGATTGTTGAATATCGTGAGCAAAATGGTCCCTTTAAACGTGTGGAAGATCTTCTTGCTGTCAAAGGCATTGGCGAAAAAACATTAGAAGCCAATCGCGATAATATCATTATTGATGAGATGATGACTGATGTCACACCTGTCACCGAAAATACAATGAGCGGCGATACAGTGTCTGAAGGTACAGTAACTTCAGATAATAGAGAATCGAATAACCCGCAACAAAATTCTACTACTGAGAAGTAG